A window from Thunnus albacares chromosome 19, fThuAlb1.1, whole genome shotgun sequence encodes these proteins:
- the ecm1a gene encoding extracellular matrix protein 1, with product MFLIGGFAGFWIIALMTLHSANLGETQRNSLNEPDVPFPPARPTAQNLAAICHQGHGRPRYPASFFPGSGASHFRRRGNAINRLESWYSLCCSGQVAQQSNQILCCAQQAWKQALSQFCGEEYATMTLAYECCQDKGEARWTCFNSELPNPNYNPTPGYTAPQVPQEPGFTFNANAC from the exons ATGTTTTTGATTGGAGGCTTTGCAGGATTTTGGATAATTGCACTGATGACTCTTCACAGTGCAAATTTGGGAG AGACCCAAAGAAACTCTCTCAATGAGCCAGACGTCCCTTTCCCGCCTGCCCGTCCCACTGCTCAGAATCTTGCTGCCATTTGCCATCAGGGTCACGGTCGCCCCAGATACCCGGCCAGCTTCTTCCCGGGCTCCGGTGCCAGCCACTTCCGCCGTCGTGGAAACGCCATCAACCGGCTGGAGTCGTGGTAcagtttgtgctgcagtggaCAGGTAGCACAACAGAGCAACCAGATCCTCTGCTGCGCCCAACAAGCT TGGAAACAAGCTCTGTCCCAGTTCTGTGGGGAGGAATATGCCACCATGACTCTTGCATATGAGTGCTGTCAGGACAAAGGAGAGGCGCGGTGGACGTGCTTCAACAGCGAGCTGCCAAACCCCAACTACAACCCAACACCGGGCTACACTGCACCCCAAGTTCCCCAGGAGCCAGGATTCACCTTCAATGCAAATGCTTGTTAA
- the LOC122969827 gene encoding IgGFc-binding protein-like: MQFNFHLFILVIFFAGLCSALPAGREFATSFMHNVGRDGRDTRFLVEVAALPTSQGSTKVKVSAVGEVYEKEIDPGKSVSFKLPDSVEMTGSKKSNQTVLVEASQDVTVMSLNFKKYTADTSVVYPIKDWGTEYIIFTPSSPQTDSFKEFSITNHKEPNTVEVFLKGSVRFQGKYYRRGSKMTIKLEAFESVQVQSQDNLSGTKVVSRLPVAVSSGHSCFQKYTTCNHVYEQLLPVNSWGKEFIIAPLPYHYIFTSHDSVSVQASQSTNITMNVDGQVHSYQMFAGQTFELKSKWPHAMYLTSDKGVQVLFQFNGGPEYTDNYFDPFLMTILPTSQFSTSYSLEGQRDFYNNIIVVAKSKDLGGIKIDPKSQSSNFNWQKVNGTDFSWAEVYYSSGANFYQISHPSSPFGVYSFGVAYANGYGSPASADPAEKHNCSTTKCSEDEVCQMKGKSPICVKKPVIPTGTCWAMGDPHYRTFDGNYYNFMGSCTYTMVKNCQVDGEHPAFEVDAQNNKLAGSKVTFVGKVIIKVYGYTMTIVRSEFGLVRMNYTLWNLPINLDNGKVTLSQSGLSVIVETDFGLTVQYDWKEYLVITVPGSFSGRVCGLCGNFNSKKEDDLVTPNGTQANSVVALGKSWRVRGVPDDAQCQDDFNGQSDTCDSDSFFDSLTDRMFCGLLTHIMNGPLSDCRAVIDPKVFHKMCLYDVCMGEGMKTFLCNTLQVYADACQRAGIKIYDWRSLARCSPPSCPENSHYEFCGNACPATCENPDAATKCNKSCVETCVCDEGFLLSGTKCVPKAQCGCLYKGHYIEAGASFFTDNHCTEKCTCNQTTKTVNCKSPGCHKGFECKVANGLSGCHPMAYAECSMTSGPHFETFDGNNYNFQGTCVYQLAGVCSKDPSLQHFEVLVQNDANGKRVSSGAQLVEVKVYGNSIVITRKHNGLVLINGEITNLPVTHLKNITVNLIGDFAEIKTDFGLQVSYDWHSAVHVKVPGTYADAMCGLCGNFNHNSKDDLQLKNGTEAASVEELGKDWRVAEIPGCVDGCKNKSDCPSCDITQKQKYESDKFCGLIQNPTGPFRECHAIINPDSIFKSCVYNMCLYNGKRGSWCSHLRQYTIKCQQKRVNVSQWRTKDFCPISKMMHPDNSKYEHCGNVCHATCATGLPPSDCKRPCQEGWVCKDGFLLSGHKCVPLEQCGCMQKGKYYTKGQSFLSAGCRQKCTCNGTVQCEPHSCGLFETCEQKNNVLSCQPVGNGTCTISGDPHYKTFDNQYYDFQGTCTYSAAKSCHLEGTRLEKFSVVVENEQWTRTDTPNLSVAKLVAVEVYGHTLILRRNQLNTVMLDGALTAIPLNLDGKVQVFQEGTHYAITTDFGLNVTYDLVYRVTVTVPGNYKGKTCGLCGNFNDNKTDEFQLPTGEVTKNIQTFGEAWKVAVPGVVCENGCAGDQCPKCDSAQKEIFEKDCGIITNPHGPFAACQSRLNPKPYYRDCVYDVCMSHGDRNALCHSISAYMTDCQTIGVKIDNWRTAEFCPINCSANSHYQICSETCASPCPGLTDIITCPTTCAEGCACNEGYYFNGTNCVAQEECGCYYKGRTYKIGESVLSDNCQQRCSCTAFGEVQCEDFSCSATEYCQIKNGIMGCHPKQCRIEAGGSITLFSGPTGTIAVMGAYEIITHCNQSSAEWFRVVVKLQECSVTGEKSIVAVYVYFSDLSVTINDKQDTWVNGKKVTLPSLHGNNVSVRVIEKTIVIEGMSGFQLSYSNTQEVIVTVGDSMVGKLCGACDKLLPSRDTMGLSQAMMQEYMATFAAQDFPTCEL, encoded by the exons ATGCaatttaatttccatttattcattcttgtgattttttttgcaggaCTATGCTCTGCTCTACCAGCAGGGAGAGAGTTTGCCACATCTTTCATGCACAATGTTGGGCGTGATGGTAGGGATACTCGTTTCTTGGTTGAGGTTGCAGCTCTTCCTACTTCTCAGGGCAGCACCAAGGTGAAGGTGTCTGCTGTGGGTGAGGTCTATGAAAAGGAAATCGATCCTGGTAAAAGTGTATCTTTCAAGCTGCCCGACAGCGTAGAGATGACAGGCAGTAAAAAGTCCAATCAGACGGTTTTGGTTGAGGCTAGCCAAGATGTCACCGTGATGTCTCTCAACTTCAAGAAGTACACAGCAGACACCTCTGTGGTTTACCCAATAAAGGACTGGGGGACAGAGTACATCATATTCACTCCTTCCAGCCCTCAGACAGACAGTTTTAAAGAATTTTCTATTACCAACCACAAGGAACCCAACACTGTTGAGGTTTTCCTGAAGGGCTCTGTTAGGTTCCAAGGGAAATATTACAGGAGAGGAAGCAAGATGACCATAAAGCTAGAGGCGTTTGAGAGTGTTCAGGTTCAAAGTCAAGATAATCTGAGTGGTACTAAAGTAGTCTCACGCCTTCCTGTTGCTGTCTCTTCGGGACATAGCTGTTTTCAGAAGTACACCACCTGCAACCACGTCTATGAACAACTTCTTCCTGTAAACAGCTGGGGAAAAGAATTTATCATTGCACCCCTGCCTTATCATTACATCTTTACATCACATGACAGTGTTTCCGTCCAAGCATCTCAGTCCACCAATATTACCATGAATGTAGATGGACAGGTCCATAGTTACCAAATGTTTGCAGGACAAACTTTTGAGCTCAAATCTAAATGGCCTCATGCTATGTATTTGACATCTGACAAGGGCGTCCAGGTCCTCTTCCAATTCAATGGGGGCCCTGAGTATACAGACAATTATTTTGATCCCTTCCTCATGACTATACTGCCAACAAGTCAATTCAGCACCTCCTACTCCCTGGAGGGACAGAGGGATTTCTACAACAATATCATAGTTGTGGCTAAGAGCAAAGACCTGGGTGGCATCAAAATTGACCCCAAGTCCCAGTCTTCAAACTTTAACTGGCAAAAAGTAAATGGGACTGACTTCTCCTGGGCTGAGGTGTACTACAGCAGCGGAGCAAACTTCTATCAGATATCTCACCCCAGCTCTCCATTTGGCGTCTACAGTTTTGGTGTCGCTTATGCTAACGGTTATGGATCCCCTGCATCTGCTGACCCAGCAG AAAAACATAACTGCAGCACCACGAAATGTTCAGAAGATGAAGTGTGCCAGATGAAAGGAAAATCCCCAATATGTGTCAAAAAACCAGTCATCCCAACCGGTACCTGCTGGGCAATGGGCGATCCCCACTACCGCACATTTGATGGTAACTACTACAACTTCATGGGCAGCTGTACCTACACAATGGTCAAGAACTGCCAGGTTGATGGAGAACATCCAGCTTTTGAGGTTGATGCTCAGAATAACAAACTTGCCGGTTCAAAAGTCACATTTGTCGGCAAGGTGATCATTAAAGTCTATGGGTACACCATGACCATTGTGCGGTCAGAGTTTGGCCTTGTCAGG ATGAACTACACACTGTGGAATCTCCCTATCAACCTGGACAACGGCAAGGTGACGCTATCCCAGAGTGGCCTGTCTGTCATTGTGGAGACAGATTTTGGTCTGACCGTGCAGTATGATTGGAAGGAGTATCTTGTCATCACAGTGCCAGGCAGTTTTTCTGGCAGGGTGTGTGGCTTGTGTGGCAACTTCAACAGCAAAAAGGAAGACGATCTGGTGACTCCTAATGGCACACAGGCCAACAGTGTGGTGGCCCTGGGCAAGAGCTGGAGGGTTCGTGGTGTACCAGATGATGCTCAATGTCAAGACGACTTCAACGGGCAGTCAGACACCTGTGACAGTGACAGCTTTTTTGACAGCTTGACTGACAGGATGTTCTGTGGTTTGCTCACTCACATCATGAATGGACCGTTGAGTGACTGCCGTGCTGTCATTGACCCCAAAGTCtttcataaaatgtgtttgtatgatGTGTGCATGGGTGAGGGGATGAAGACCTTCCTGTGTAACACCTTGCAAGTGTATGCGGATGCCTGTCAGAGGGCGGGAATCAAAATTTATGACTGGAGGAGCCTCGCCCGTTGCT CTCCACCCTCATGCCCGGAGAACAGCCATTACGAGTTCTGCGGGAATGCCTGCCCTGCCACCTGTGAAAACCCAGATGCTGCCACAAAGTGCAACAAAAGCTGTGTGGAGACGTGCGTCTGTGACGAGGGCTTCCTGCTTAGTGGCACCAAGTGTGTCCCTAAGGCTCAGTGTGGCTGCTTGTACAAAGGCCACTACATAGAGGCTGGAGCGTCTTTCTTTACTGACAACCATTGTACCGAGAAGTGCACATGCAACCAAACTACCAAGACAGTTAATTGTAAGAGCCCAGGTTGTCACAAGGGGTTTGAGTGCAAGGTGGCCAATGGCCTTAGCGGATGTCATCCGATGGCCTACGCTGAGTGCAGCATGACCAGTGGCCCTCACTTTGAGACCTTTGATGGGAATAATTACAACTTCCAGGGCACCTGTGTATATCAGCTGGCTGGGGTCTGTTCCAAAGATCCTTCCCTACAGCACTTTGAGGTTCTTGTGCAAAATGATGCCAACGGCAAAAGAGTTAGCTCTGGTGCACAGCTGGTGGAGGTCAAAGTTTATGGAAATTCAATTGTCATCACAAGAAAGCACAATGGCTTAGTCCTG ATAAATGGAGAAATCACCAACTTGCCTGTCACTCATCTCAAAAACATCACAGTCAACCTAATTGGTGACTTTGCTGAGATCAAGACTGACTTTGGGTTGCAAGTCTCCTATGACTGGCATTCAGCAGTACATGTCAAAGTCCCTGGTACATATGCTGATGCAATGTGTGGCCTGTGTGGCAACTTCAATCACAACTCCAAAGATGACCTACAGCTGAAGAATGGCACAGAGGCGGCATCTGTAGAGGAACTGGGCAAAGACTGGAGGGTTGCCGAGATCCCAGGCTGTGTTGATGGCTGCAAGAACAAGAGTGACTGTCCcagctgtgacatcacccagAAGCAGAAATATGAGTCAGATAAGTTCTGTGGCTTAATACAAAACCCTACAGGCCCCTTCCGTGAATGCCATGCCATTATAAATCCTGACAGCATTTTCAAGAGTTGCGTGTACAATATGTGCCTTTACAATGGCAAGAGAGGCTCCTGGTGTAGCCATCTCAGACAGTACACTATAAAATGCCAACAGAAAAGAGTGAATGTGTCCCAGTGGAGGACAAAAGACTTCTGTCCCATATCTAAGATGATGCATCCTGACAACAGTAAATATGAACATTGCGGCAATGTTTGCCATGCAACCTGTGCCACGGGGCTACCTCCCAGTGACTGCAAGAGGCCATGCCAGGAAGGATGGGTTTGCAAAGATGGCTTCCTACTGAGTGGACACAAGTGTGTGCCTCTTGAGCAGTGTGGTTGCATGCAGAAAGGCAAATATTATACGAAGGGACAGAGTTTTCTGTCAGCAGGTTGTCGTCAGAAGTGCACCTGCAATGGCACA GTGCAATGTGAGCCACACTCTTGTGGGCTATTTGAGACATGTGAGCAGAAGAACAATGTTCTATCATGTCAACCAGTGGGAAATGGAACCTGCACAATCTCAGGTGATCCACATTACAAAACCTTTGACAACCAATACTATGACTTCCAAGGCACCTGCACGTACTCCGCAGCTAAATCGTGCCATCTGGAGGGCACACGACTTGAAAAGTTCTCTGTGGTGGTGGAGAATGAGCAGTGGACAAGAACAGACACACCAAATTTGTCTGTAGCCAAGCTTGTTGCTGTGGAGGTGTATGGCCACACCCTGATCCTCAGAAGGAATCAACTTAACACGGTCATG CTGGATGGCGCCTTGACAGCCATTCCTCTTAACCTCGATGGAAAAGTGCAAGTCTTCCAAGAGGGTACTCACTATGCCATCACAACCGACTTTGGCCTGAATGTAACTTATGACCTGGTCTACCGCGTCACAGTTACTGTTCCTGGAAACTACAAGGGCAAAACCTGTGGTCTATGTGGCAATTTTAATGATAACAAAACAGATGAGTTCCAGCTGCCAACTGGAGAGGTGACCAAGAACATCCAGACCTTTGGAGAAGCCTGGAAAGTGGCTGTGCCTGGAGTGGTCTGTGAAAATGGCTGCGCCGGCGACCAGTGCCCCAAATGTGACAGTGCACAAAAGGAAATCTTTGAGAAGGATTGTGGAATCATCACAAATCCTCATGGCCCCTTTGCTGCCTGCCAGAGCCGACTAAATCCTAAGCCTTACTACAGAGATTGTGTCTATGATGTCTGTATGTCTCATGGAGACCGCAATGCTCTCTGCCACAGTATCTCAGCCTACATGACTGACTGTCAGACTATTGGAGTGAAAATTGACAACTGGAGGACAGCAGAATTCTGCC CTATTAATTGTTCAGCAAACAGCCACTACCAGATCTGCTCTGAAACCTGTGCCTCTCCATGCCCTGGTCTCACCGACATCATCACCTGCCCCACCACCTGTGCTGAGGGCTGCGCCTGTAATGAAGGCTACTACTTCAATGGGACGAACTGTGTTGCCCAGGAGGAGTGCGGTTGTTACTACAAAGGACGTACCTATAAG ATTGGAGAGTCTGTGCTATCTGACAACTGTCAGCAGAGATGCAGCTGTACGGCATTTGGTGAAGTCCAGTGTGAGGACTTTTCATGCAGTGCTACAGAGTACTGCCAGATCAAGAATGGTATCATGGGCTGCCATCCCAAACAGTGCCGGATCGAGGCTGGAGGCTCCATAACTCTTTTCAGTGGGCCGACTGGCACTATCGCTGTCATGGGGGCTTATGAGATCATCACACATTGTAACCAATCATCTGCTGAATGGTTCAGAGTTGTAGTCAAGCTCCAAGAATGCAGTGTGACTGGTGAGAAGAGCATTGTTGCTGTTTATGTCTACTTCAGTGACCTGAGTGTCACTATTAACGACAAACAGGACACTTGG GTCAATGGCAAAAAGGTTACTCTCCCCAGCTTGCACGGAAATAATGTCTCTGTGAGAGTCATTGAGAAAACCATAGTGATTGAGGGGATGTCAGGCTTCCAGCTGTCTTACAGTAACACCCAGGAAGTCATTGTAACTGTGGGTGACAGCATGGTAGGCAAGTTGTGTGGAGCATGTGACAAACTCCTCCCCTCCCGAGACACCATGGGCCTCTCGCAGGCAATGATGCAGGAGTACATGGCCACATTTGCTGCACAAGACTTCCCCACCTG cgAGTTGTAA
- the LOC122969763 gene encoding IgGFc-binding protein-like, translating to MGNLHYTFDSHYYTLMGNCTYIMASNCHVDGTHPAFAVETKNVNVGNVQVPTVGAVTVHVYGFNINIVRLELGVVRVNYQQWNLPINLNDGKVRLFQRGLYVVMETDFGLTVQYDWQEYLAITVPGSFAGSMCGLCGNFNNKKEDDLITPSGSVASSVTALGESWRVQGATNDIDCQDQCGSQCESCPLNEFEKLEKQIFCSFLLQDIARLIGCLPEIDSSVFESNCMLNLCRGETVSTYFCKAIQGYADICQKSGVKVPNWRISSKCPSPKCPENSHYEFCGSGCPATCANPNTPLNCNATCVETCVCNDGFLLSGTKCVPKAQCGCLYEGHFVEAGASFWGDENCTERYTCSAGGHLSLKQSSCPVVQQCKVVEGLRSCYPVDYATCMVFGDPHLVTFDGQHYNFQGTCAYQMVGISSNQTSLDSFSVVLQSDGRDKKTGSVVKLVEVKVYGYTLVISKEQPGAVLVNGELSNLPVTLDSNKLQLYTSGWFAVIETDFGVKVYYDWSSIAFVIVPSTVMGATQGLCGNYNLNPKDDMQMRDGKQAATSEELGQSWKVSKIPGCVDGCSGPCPVCNATQKAQYNTNSYCGLIHDPAGPFRDCHLKVDPTDFLNDCLYDVCLYQGSKNMQCKTLTAYTAACQLKGATVHSWRSAQFCDAQCPSNSHYELCTNECLRSCQNDSALCGAQCMEGCACNEGFLLSGDECVPANQCGCMYEGKYYQHGQVFYPDDLCQEECICNGTMECKNFSCGLYEKCEMKNGMRSCQPLGKGICSIYGDPHYNTFDNTTYDFQGTCTYIAAEGCHLSGTRLTSFSVMAENEKWYRLSDNPEVAVAKLVAVEVYGTILILRRNEAKMVWINGVLHHLPQKLLNGAITVYQEGANDVIETDFGLRVTYDLVYHITISVPGNYRGKTCGLCGNFNGNKQDEFQLPDGNVTKDLQAFGAAWKVPVRDVVCEDGCSGDLCPKCDNSEKAAFEAKCAIITNPKGPFAGCHDVIDPAPYFRDCVYDVCMAKDDQATLCHSIAAYMLDCQDFGTKIESWRSPSFCPFNCTANSHYETCVLPCTSPCSGLPDTISCNTTCVEGCACDKGYYYNGTGCVPFDQCGCYYKGITYEVGASIITDDCHSIHTCQASGVVLSTNMTCDPNEICQVKNGVMGCYRQQCFLQANGTLTAFSGEVCTITVPGSYEIIQSCDQSRSADWFRVVVKLETCTPGVNTIVAVHVFFNGVMITLNTKHDVWIDGRTMTQTTVSQNNVTVEVSNNTVSIYSASSLQLSFSLTNELTISVSDKVADMVCGACGKLRPIDTTPQDLRERLLGSFHELRNACPSLDLVQWTAPDFPKCGL from the exons ATGGGCAACCTCCACTACACCTTTGACAGCCATTACTACACCCTCATGGGCAACTGCACCTACATCATGGCCAGCAACTGCCATGTTGACGGGACCCATCCGGCCTTTGCGGTGGAGACCAAGAACGTGAACGTGGGCAACGTACAGGTCCCAACAGTGGGGGCGGTCACTGTCCATGTTTACGGGTTCAACATTAATATTGTCCGTCTGGAGCTTGGTGTCGTGCGA GTGAACTATCAACAGTGGAATCTGCCAATCAACCTTAACGATGGCAAGGTGAGGCTGTTCCAGAGAGGCCTGTACGTCGTCATGGAGACAGATTTCGGCCTGACTGTGCAGTACGACTGGCAGGAGTACCTCGCCATCACAGTGCCGGGCAGTTTTGCTGGCAGCATGTGCGGCCTGTGTGGcaacttcaacaacaaaaaggaaGATGACCTCATAACTCCCAGTGGTTCAGTGGCCAGCAGTGTGACAGCACTGGGAGAGAGCTGGAGGGTACAGGGCGCCACAAATGACATCGACTGCCAAGACCAGTGTGGCAGCCAGTGTGAAAGCTGTCCTCTCAATGAATTTGAGAAATTAGAAAAGCAAATTTTCTGTAGCTTCCTTTTGCAAGATATTGCTAGACTCATTGGTTGTCTACCTGAAATTGACTCAAGTGTCTTTGAAAGCAACTGCATGCTTAACCTCTGTAGGGGTGAAACAGTGAGCACGTACTTTTGTAAAGCTATTCAAGGCTATGCTGACATCTGCCAGAAGTCTGGGGTTAAAGTGCCTAATTGGAGGATTTCTTCTAAATGCC CTTCACCAAAATGCCCAGAAAACAGCCACTATGAGTTCTGCGGGAGTGGCTGTCCTGCTACATGTGCAAACCCAAACACTCCCCTGAATTGCAACGCCACCTGTGTGGAGACGTGTGTCTGTAATGACGGGTTCCTGCTCAGTGGCACCAAGTGCGTCCCAAAGGCTCAATGTGGCTGCCTGTACGAGGGCCACTTTGTGGAAGCCGGAGCCTCCTTCTGGGGTGATGAAAACTGCACCGAACGCTACACATGCTCCGCTGGTGGACATCTGTCCCTCAAGCAGAGTAGCTGTCCCGTTGTGCAGCAGTGCAAGGTGGTGGAGGGGCTAAGAAGTTGCTATCCTGTGGACTACGCCACGTGCATGGTATTTGGTGACCCACACTTGGTGACCTTTGATGGGCAGCACTACAACTTCCAGGGTACTTGTGCATATCAGATGGTTGGCATCTCCTCCAATCAGACGAGCCTGGATTCTTTTAGTGTTGTGCTGCAGAGTGATGGCCGAGATAAGAAGACTGGGTCTGTTGTTAAGCTCGTAGAGGTCAAGGTGTACGGATACACCCTAGTCATCAGTAAAGAACAACCTGGCGCTGTTTTG GTCAATGGCGAGCTCTCCAACCTCCCTGTGACACTGGACAGCAACAAGCTCCAGCTTTACACCAGCGGCTGGTTTGCTGTCATCGAGACCGACTTTGGGGTGAAGGTGTACTACGACTGGAGCAGCATAGCGTTTGTCATTGTTCCCAGTACAGTCATGGGTGCGACGCAAGGTCTTTGTGGCAATTACAACCTCAACCCCAAAGATGACATGCAGATGAGAGATGGGAAACAAGCTGCCACTTCTGAAGAGCTAGGTCAAAGCTGGAAAGTCAGCAAGATCCCCGGGTGTGTGGACGGCTGCAGCGGCCCCTGCCCGGTCTGCAACGCCACTCAGAAAGCTCAGTACAACACGAACAGTTACTGCGGCCTCATCCACGACCCTGCAGGCCCGTTCCGTGACTGCCACTTGAAGGTCGACCCCACAGATTTCCTTAATGACTGCCTGTATGACGTCTGTCTTTACCAGGGCAGTAAAAACATGCAGTGCAAGACTTTGACTGCATATACAGCAGCCTGTCAGCTGAAAGGTGCCACTGTACACTCCTGGAGGTCGGCTCAGTTCTGTG ATGCCCAGTGTCCATCAAATAGCCATTATGAGCTCTGCACCAACGAGTGTCTCAGATCTTGTCAGAATGACTCTGCTCTATGTGGAGCTCAGTGCATGGAAGGATGCGCCTGCAATGAGGGTTTTCTTCTAAGTGGAGATGAATGTGTTCCTGCCAACCAGTGTGGCTGCATGTACGAAGGCAAATACTACCAGCATGGACAGGTTTTCTACCCAGATGACCTTTGCCAGGAGGAATGCATCTGCAATGGCACA ATGGAGTGTAAGAACTTCTCTTGTGGTCTATATGAGAAGTGTGAGATGAAAAATGGCATGCGATCATGTCAGCCTTTGGGAAAAGGCATCTGCTCCATCTATGGAGATCCACATTACAATACCTTCGACAACACCACATACGACTTCCAAGGCACCTGCACCTACATCGCAGCAGAGGGCTGTCACCTGAGTGGCACACGGCTCACCAGCTTCTCTGTGATGGCGGAGAATGAGAAATGGTACCGTTTGTCCGACAATCCCGAGGTTGCAGTTGCCAAACTTGTAGCGGTAGAGGTTTACGGAACCATCCTGATCCTTCGGAGGAATGAAGCAAAAATGGTTTGG ATAAATGGAGTCCTACATCACCTTCCGCAAAAACTCCTCAATGGTGCAATAACTGTTTATCAGGAGGGGGCTAATGATGTCATTGAGACTGACTTTGGCCTTAGGGTAACTTATGATCTGGTCTACCACATCACTATCTCTGTCCCTGGAAACTACAGAGGCAAAACCTGCGGTCTGTGTGGCAATTTTAATGGCAACAAACAAGACGAGTTCCAGCTGCCGGACGGAAACGTGACCAAGGACCTCCAGGCGTTTGGAGCAGCATGGAAAGTGCCTGTGCGTGATGTCGTCTGTGAAGATGGCTGCAGTGGCGACCTTTGCCCTAAATGTGACAATTCTGAAAAAGCTGCATTTGAGGCAAAATGCGCAATCATCACCAATCCTAAAGGTCCTTTTGCTGGCTGTCATGATGTAATTGATCCCGCCCCCTACTTCAGAGATTGTGTCTATGATGTTTGCATGGCTAAAGATGATCAAGCCACACTGTGTCACAGTATTGCTGCATATATGTTGGACTGCCAGGACTTCGGCACAAAAATTGAGAGCTGGAGAAGTCCTTCTTTCTGTC cttTTAACTGCACTGCCAACAGCCATTATGAAACCTGTGTACTGCCTTGTACCTCTCCATGTTCCGGTCTCCCTGACACCATCTCATGCAACACGACTTGTGTTGAGGGCTGCGCCTGTGATAAAGGCTACTACTACAATGGAACTGGCTGTGTGCCCTTTGACCAGTGCGGCTGCTATTATAAAGGCATAACCTACGAG gtCGGAGCGTCCATTATAACTGATGACTGTCACAGTATTCACACCTGTCAGGCCTCTGGAGTCGTCCTGTCCACGAATATGACATGTGACCCCAATGAGATCTGCCAGGTCAAGAACGGCGTGATGGGCTGCTACCGTCAGCAGTGCTTTTTGCAAGCCAACGGTACCCTTACGGCATTCAGTGGTGAAGTTTGCACAATCACAGTGCCGGGATCCTATGAGATTATCCAGAGCTGTGACCAGTCACGGTCAGCAGACTGGTTCAGGGTGGTGGTGAAGTTGGAGACTTGCACTCCCGGAGTCAACACAATTGTGGCTGTTCATGTGTTCTTCAATGGAGTAATGATCACACTAAACACCAAACACGATGTCTGG ATTGATGGAAGGACCATGACTCAGACCACTGTCTCCCAAAAtaatgtaacagtggaggtttcCAACAACACAGTAAGCATTTACAGCGCCTCCAGCCTTCAGCTGTCCTTCAGTTTAACTAATGAACTCACCATAAGTGTCAGTGACAAAGTTGCTGACATGGTATGCGGGGCATGCGGGAAACTCAGGCCTATTGACACAACCCCACAAGatctgagagagagactgctgGGCTCTTTTCATGAGCTGCGTAATGCTTGTCCATCACTGGACTTGGTGCAGTGGACGGCTCCTGATTTCCCCAAATG tgGGTTGTAA